The Methanosarcina acetivorans C2A genome includes the window ATCACTATAATCGTAACTCTGGAAGGGGGAAATCCAAGAGTACAGAATCGAAAGCGAGGGGATGCCATTGACGAAAGTTGTAGAGATCTCTCCAACCACTAGACATGAAGGCCACTCCAAGCTCACCCTGAAGGTGAATGATCAGGGTATCGTCGAGCGAGGAGACTGGCTCTCTATCACCCCGGTAAGGGGTATTGAGAAACTCGCCATAGGTAAGACGATGGAACAGGTTCCGAAGATTGCATCTCGGGTCTGTGGTATCTGTCCCATCCCCCACACCCTGGCAAGCATCGAGGCTATGGAGGCCTCTATCGGCTGCGAGATCCCCACGGACGTAAAGCTCCTGCGGGTCATTCTCCATGCCGCGAACCGCCTCCACAGCCACGCCCTGCACAATATCCTGATCCTTCCGGACTTTTACATCCCCGGGACGGAGACGAAGATCAACCCGTTTTCCAAGGAGCAGCCTTTAAGGAGCGTTGCGGTGAGAATTTTCCGCATTCGTGAGATTGCACAGACCATTATAGCCGTCGCAGGCGGCGAGGCGATCCACCCCTCCAACCCGAGGGTCGGCGGGATGTACCGCAACGTGAGCCCCCGGGCAAAGCAGAAGATGGCCGACCTGGCAAAGGAAGGCCTCGTCCTTGCCCACGAACAGATGGAGTTCATGCTCGAGGTCATCAGGAACATGCAGAATAGGGGGTTCACCGATGTCGCGGGCAAGGAGATCCCGATTCCCAGAAATCTAGGGTACCACAACCAGGGGGTTATGGCCACAGCCCCTATGTACGGCTCATCCAGTCTGGACGAGAAGCCCATGTGGGACTTTGCCCGGTGGAAAGATACCCGACCATGGGATTGGTACATGGGTGAGGTTACCATCGATCTTGAGGATCCGAGCTACCCGATAGGCGGCACCACGAAGGTCGGCACTAAAGCCAATCCCCGGATGGAGGCCTGCAACACCGTTCCGACCTACGACGGCCAGCCGGTTGAGGTCGGTCCGAGAGCAAGACTCGCTACTTTCAAGAACTTCACCGAGAAGGGCACCTTCGCCCAGCACATCGCCAGGCAGCTGGAGTACCCCAACTGCTTCTACACCATCCTCAAGTGCCTTGACAATCTGGATACTTCGGGAAAGGTCCTCGCCGACCACATCCCTCAGGGAGACGGGTCCATGGGCTGGGCTGCAAACGAGGCCCCGCGCGGGACCGATGTCCACATCGCACGGGTGAAGGACGGGCGGGTGCTGTGGTATGAGATGCTTGTACCCACAACCTGGAACCTCCCGACCTGTAGCCGCGCTCTGACGGGAGCGCCCTGGCAGATCGCCGAGATGGTTGTCCGGGCCTATGACCCGTGCGTTGCGTGCGCAACCCACATGATCGTAACGGACGAGGAGAACAGGATAGTTGCCAAGAAGCTCCTCCAGTGGTGAAGGGAAATGGATTCGCTGTACTCCGAGATCGTGGTGGCAGGCTGTGGCACCCCGCTCTATGCGGACGATGGGTTCGGACCCGCAGTCGTGGAGAGTCTCAAGGGACTTGAGCTTCCCGAGAACGTCACGGTCGTTGACGCAGGGCTCGGAGGTCCCCATTTTGTCTTTACCCTCCTCAATCCCGAGTCCACGAAGACTCTTATCATCGTGGACATTGCGGACTTCGGAGGGGAACCCGGCGAACTCAGGTGGCTTGCCGTTGACGAGCTCCCCGTCGGGAGCTACCGGGACGCCCACTCCTGGGATCTGGCCGAGCCACTCCAGTACATTAAGGATGATATCCGGATCCGGGTCCTTGCATGCCAGAAGAAGTACGTTTCTACCCCTGAGATGGTCATCGGGATTACAGATGAGGTGCAGAGAGCCATTCCGGACGCTGTATCCGAGATACTGAAGGAAATCGGGATGAATTATGGAACTGCTTAAGAAGGTGGAAGCTACAAAGGAGGCGAAACCAGTGGCAAACAAGATCAAGCTCGGGCATGTACACTTTAGCGGCTGTACCGGCTGCCTTGTGTCCGTGGCCGATATCTACCAGGGACTTCTCAAAATCCTGGACGACTACGCCGACCTCGTCTACGCCCTCACGCTTGTCGACGTCCGACATATCCCGGAGATGGACGTGGCGCTTGTCGAGGGGTCGGTCTGCATCCAGGACCGTGAATCGGTGGAGGATATCAAGGAGACGCGGAAGAAGTCCAGGATCGTGGTGGCTCTCGGCTCCTGTGCGACCTACGGGAACATCACCCGGTTCTGCCGCGGAGGGCAGCACAACCAGCCCCAGCATGAGTCCTTCCTCCCTATCGGGGATCTCATCGACGTGGATGTCTACATCCCCGGATGCCCTCCAAGCCCGGAGCTAATAAGGAACGTCACTGTCATGGCGTACCTGTTCCTGGAAGGGAATGAGGAACAGAAGGCCCTTGCAGGCAGGTACTTAAAGCCCCTCATGGCCCTTGCGAAGCGTGGCACAACCGGATGCTTCTGCGACCTGATGAACGACGTGATCAACCAGGGCCTCTGCATAGGCTGTGGCACCTGCGCTGCATCCTGTCCCGTGCGGGCGATCACCCACGAGTTCGGGAAGCCGCAGGGTGACCTTAACCTCTGCGTCAAGTGCGGGTCCTGCTATGGCGCCTGCCCGAGGTCGTTTTTCAACTTCGACGTGATTCCTGAATTCGAGAGCATCAGCGAGCTAATCGCAGACGCGCTTAGGTGAGGTGAGAAAGATGGTTTCGGATCCGTATCTCGGAAAATACACAACCTGCATCTCGGCACGGAGCACGGACAGGGAGATCCTGAAGAAGGCACAGGACGGCGGCATCGCCACCACTCTCATGGTCTATGCCCTCGAAGAGGGGATAATCGACGGGGTCATTGTGGCAGGTGAGGGCGACCTGCCCTGGAAGCCCAGGCCATTCGTCGCGATGAGCCGCAAGGATATCCTCAAGGCACAGAAGGCTAAGTACAACATCAGCCCCCAGATCTCCTGGATCAAAGAGGCGACCCGGTCCTTCGGCCTCGACAAGGTCGGGGTCACCGGCGTCTGCTGCCAGATACAGGCTGTCAGGAAGGCCCAGCTATATCCTATCAACATGCGGGATGTCCCCGGCAAGATCGCGTTCGTAGTAGGGCTCTTCTGCATGGAGAACTTCCTGTACGATTCCATACAGGCCATTGTCGAGGACCACACGAACCAGAGCCTCAGCTCCGTAAAGAAGATGAGGATCGGGAAGGGTAAGTTCCAGGTCTACACCGAGCGTGGGAACGTAGCCACCGCGCCGCTCCAAGCGACCCATAAATACGGGCAGCCCGGCTGCTACGTCTGCCTCGATTATGTCTCAAACCTCGGCGACATCTCAACCGGCTCGGTCGGAAGCCCCGACGGCTGGTCCACGGTCTTCGTCCGCACCAGGGTGGGGAATGACATCTGGTCCAAAGCAGTCGACGCAGGCCTTTTTGAGACTAAGCCCATCGAGGAGGTCAAACCCGGCCTGGAGCTCGTCATGAAGCTTGCGAAGATAAAGCTCGACGGGAACCGGAAGACACTCGAGGAACGCAGGAATTTCGGTGTTAATAAGGCGTTAAGGGATCCTTACGCCTGAATTTATCTTTTTTTCGTCATAGAAATTATTCGGCGTTATTGCACCAAAAAAAGAGATGGGAGGTTCTCATCCTCAAATTCTGATTTCCAACTCTGTAACTTATCTATCGAGCTATAGCGGCTGAGAGATGCCGAATCTATGGGAGTGGAGTCTCTTCAAATATTGTACTTGGGAATTAAAGAATAGAATTTCAGTGTCAATAATTCCTATGCAACACAAACTCATAATCATACCTAAAAAGTACTAGGAACCATTTTTCACATATAAAAATAATAATGTGAATCAAGTTCTGAGAATTTTTGTGCCTCAGTTTCACTCATTACTTGACCAACTTTCCTTGAGACTGATATAGTAACAGGCATTCTTGAGTACACAAAAGTATTGTTCCAGTCTAATTTAGTAAATGATAATATTTCCTTGCATACTTGAACCAATGAAGTGTCTAAATTGAAAGGCCTTATCTCCAAGGCTCTTGGAATTGAAAAACCAGGATAAGTGTTTAAAGAAGGGACAAAGCCTGTTGAAAATAAGAAACCCGATGTATCATCTTCAAGTGACAGTAATGTTCCTCTCAAAATAGGATATCGGCCTTGGGTGAATAGTTTTAAACTTGACTCTAGTATCGTAATAAAATCCTTTTGAGGAACATTTTTTGTGGCTTCACGAAAGCCTTCTAACTCATCATTCCAGAAGTTAGAACTTTTATGAACTACGACCCTGTTTGGATTTTGTCGTCTTATTGATCTGTAATGTTCCAAAACGTAATTCATTAAATTGTAGGCGTCATCTTTAGATAAATGGGGACTTTTAGGATGCTTCATATTAGTCCAATTAAAAGAGTCTCCTCTTAATACAAAACTTTCTCCTGTATCTAAAAAAATTTGAGCTAAGCTAGCCCTTCTAGTTTCTTTACCCTTCTCATTAAAAAAAGAAATACCAACATAGCATGTGTTTTCCTCTAAGTGCGTAAGTTTCCAAGGATGTCCTTTTTGGCATTTGTATAACATACCAACTACAAGATTCCAAGCAACTATGCATCTCTCTTGTGTTCCGTCTAACAAAAGTGTTTCTGGTCTAACGATTTGAGATGGGATCTTTTGTTGCATGGCCAGTAGCTTAATTCTATTGCGAAAATCATCAATCCCAACTTTAATCAAAGGTTTATCTGTTTCTGAGCATTCACAAATAGTATAAAATTCTTGTGGAAAACTGATTAAAATTATGTCAGGAGGAGTTTCTTTTTCATAAATTAGTTTTAATTTTCTTTTTATTAGGTTCAAAGCCGCTTCTGAAGAAGAATTTGCTGCTTGTAGTTTATCTAAATCAGTAGGCTCTATTATTGATTCCCATTCTGGATTAAAAACAAACCTGAATTTTAACTTTGAATTCGAATTCAAACCTGGAAATGGTATTTTCCAAGGTTTTATTTCTCCTAAAGGTAATATTTTATACTGAAGGGTTTCAAATAACTCCTTTGTCAGAGCAATAGATTTGGAAGAACCAATAATTCCTACTTTAAATTCTCTAAAATCATTATTTTTACTACCTGAGAAGCGGGGACCATATTTTGTTAGCCCAATGCACGGATTTAAAGATGTTCCTCCACTATTAAACAACAGCTTTGGCTCTTTAATGTAATCTACTTTAAACCCTTTCATTTCATTCCTCGAAATAATCAGTCAACTTTGGATAATAATTGTCTTCGTAGTCAAAATTCTCATCGAATATTTCTCCACTCTCCACTTTGCAGGGCATCTCAAATATCATTCTCTCAAAAGTAAATTGATTTTTATAATTAAACTGGTTAAAATCAAGTATATTTGAATTGGAAATCTGTAAACCTATAGCCTTCAATAAAAAGTACATTTTACTTTTCTCAGGATCATTAAACGCTTTTGTGGGAGGGAACTTATAATTCAGCCTTTTTGCGTGTTCACCAGTTATTATATTTTTCCCGTCAGTACTAAATAATCTATAGTTGTCAAATAGTACAAAAAAATGTCCATTAAGTACCATCGTCCTGAATTTCAAAGCCCTATGAACAATGAAATTTATGGAGCCGTCTTCTTTGAAATAAATTCTTGATAAGTACCTTAACTTTTCATTTTCAACTTTAATTTTTGATATTGCACAATCAAAGTCTGTATGTGGTTTATACAAACTTTTTCCAAAGAGACGAAAACCTTGCTCTGAAGCTTTTTGAATTATTTGAGTTCGAATCAGTTGGGATATCAAGCTATTCTTATCGGTAGACTCAAGCCCTATGTCACAAAAGTTAATTTTCCGGTAAGAGTTAATTTCACAATAGTCTGACAACAAATTTTCGGGAATTTCTCTAATTGAATATAAAATTCCTTTGAATGGAACATGAAATTTCGAGGAATTATTTCCCCAATATGAGTTTAAATCAACTTGAGACTTCAGCTCTGCTAAACAAATAGATTCTGGGAATGATTTCACTAAATAGCAGTTACTATCCAACTTCTCGGGTTGAAAGACTAAATTCTCAGTTTCTTCTAAGTAGTCTGCTCCAGAATCATAAACATTATCTTCTCTAATTTGCTCGATTTTTTGGAATAATTTAACATAACTCGCTTGATAGACTTTTGTGGAATTGATAAATTTTATAAAGGATCCATAATTTGAATCTTGTAATTCTGTGACCCTTTTAATCTTATCGTAAAAATGGCGCAGTTCTTCCTCAGATTGAATTGACAAATCGAATATTTTTTTCCATTTGTTTATATTAGCTACCTCTCTAACAAATATAAACAGATTGAATTCTTCTTTTAAACTGCTCATGAAATATTTAGCGAATTCCTTTAGAAAATCTGTATCGCTTAAACTCAGTTTTGTCTCTTTGACTTCTACAACTGTTCTTTTATATCCATCAAGTTTTGGATTTCTAAATACTTTATCTGAGAAAATACCCTCAATATTTGAGTCGTGTTCCAAGTGATAACCTTGCAAGTTTAGGAATTCGATTATTTTCTTCCCATATTCTTTACTATTTTGTGTTGTAGCTTCGCGCTCTCCTTCCAAATTTATAAACGGCATTCTGCTCCCTTCATAACTTTTTAGGAGAAATCATTGAGTTAATTAGGTAATATAATTATAATCATGAAATGTAAGCACTTCACTAACATCAAAAATTCATAATATTATAAAGACAACTCTAATATTTATAATGGTAGTAATTGTATTCGAAAACATTTTTGCTAACAAAAAGTAATGTTTTGCTATCGTAGGCGCAGCGTCAAGATGTAAAAGGTAAAGTTATAATCATAAGGTTCCTTGGTGCTTATTAACCTAATTATGAGGATAAATACTGCTAATATTGTACCATCTGTAACGCGTTTTATGAATCTACTGATTCTACTTCGCTTTTTTTGCCCGTTTCCGCCCGATATCTTCTCCTTTCGCGAGCATGCGGGCGTGGAGGGAAGTTTTAAGATGAGTCTAAAAAAGCTTATTTTAAGCAGATTGTTAAAGCTGAGAAAGTAAAAGCATGAGTAACTTTATCAGTTTTTCAATTGTCATAATATAAATGCTATAATTGCTATAGTAACTATTATGTCAGAAACTACAACTATACAGATATCTAAAGACACCCGTGATGAGTTAAAAGCCATTGGGAAAATGGGGGATGACTACAATACAGTTATACGAAAATTGATCCATGAACACAACTGCAATAAACTTATAGAAGAAGGCGATAGGCTCATAAGAGAACATCGTGATGAGTTCGTGAGCATCGATGAGCTTTAAAGTTCTGATCCACCCTAAGGTCTTCGAAAAGGTTCCTGTAGATCGTAGGGATCAAATAAAAGATGCCCTTCAAGAACTAAAAGACCCCTTGCCAGGGGGAAACAAAAAAGAAGTAAAAGGAAGTCACAAAACTGTCTATCGGCTTCGTATAGGCGATTTTCGTATTTTATACGAAATTGATTTTGAACGAAGCGAGGTTCTTGTTTTTAATATAATAACGGCTGAACAGGCGCATAAGAAGTACAACCGTTTTAAATAATCCCTAAACGTTTTTTTCTCACGATTGAAAAGAGGCAGAAAAGTGTGAGAGTCAGAACGTCGAAGACATAATAAAGATACATCCGAAGAGGCGAGGGCTCACTTCATCCTCATCATGTGCACTCTTCTTGGGATCCTGGCTGTTTTCTCCTCTTCGGGCTACTGGGTTACTCTCTTCCTCTCTCCCTCTCTTCCTCTCTTCCTGGACTATATGAACCTCTCATGGCTTCTCCTTATCTTTTTTTGCCAGCATCTGCCCGATATCTTCTCCTTTCGTTAGCATACGGGCGTGGAGGGAAGTTTCAGATTAATTGAATTTACTCAAATCAAGCTTGAAAACGCTATTGGAAATATGTCTTAGTAAATCGGAGGAAAATTTAAGCTTCCGGTTAAATAAGGTTATACGGAATTAAGACTAATTGATATTTATGGGATCAACAGCAGAAATCGAGAAGAGACTTATCGAACTCGATAAGGAAATTCATTCCATCCTCAACATGGTTAGAAAAAAAGAAGGAAAAAGCTCAAAGGAAATTGTAGAATCGGCCTGTGGGGCATGGGGTTACGATGTAGAGAGTGAAGAGTTTGTTGACCAGCTGAGGAAATCTTCACGTCTGGATTGGGTAGAATGAAATTTTTTGTAGACACATCGATATTTGTTGACTGTCTTCGAAAAGAGGTCATTCCGTCTTCCAAAAGCTTTCTGGAACGTATCGGAGATGAATATTCAGGTTATACGTCATCAATTACCGTCGCCGAACTGAGTGTTGGCGCTCACCTTTCAAGATCCCAGGATGCCCTTGAAAAAACACTTGAACTACTTAATATTGTAGAAGTAATAGATCTTGATTCGAGAATAGCAATAGATGCAGGGAAAATTTATGCTGATCTCATCAGAAGCGGAAAGAGAATTGAGTTGAATGACTGCCTGATTGCAGCAACAGCCCTTTCTCTAGGCATAAATAGAGAATAGTAACCAGAAACAAAAAACATTTCATTCGAATAGAAGATATTGAAGCAGTAACTCCTGAAGAGACTTGGATTTAATCTTGATCCAACCAATTGAAAACTTGATTTCAAAACCCCTACTATTTTCTATTCTTCGATTTTCTTTCGAGTTCATGCTAAACAATACCGAATACAACTGGTAATTTAGACATTGGAGACTTCCACGAGGGTCAGGTAAGGTTTGGATACTTGTTGCGAAAGGTCTTCAGTCCCAAAGCTCTCAATGTACAGCTCTATAGCTTCTTTAATATTTTCTTCGGTTTCTTCAAGGGTTTCACCCTGAGAAGTCACATTGAGTTCAGGACATCTTGCAATAAAAAAGTCATCTTCTTTTGTTATAGCTACGAGAAATTGTCTCATGGTCTACTCCAAGTCTGGTTTTCACATGTTTTTCTTCAAATATTTGTTGCGATTCTATTTTATATTGGCGTAGAAACTGTCCAGTCAGGTAGTGTGCTTAGTTTACAAAACTTGCTTTATACCATTAATTTTAGAGAGATTGAAACTCAATTTATTTTTGTGTGTAGGTTTTACCATAAAATCTGTGCATATTCATGGTTGAGTTTTTAGGTTCTGTCCTTCTTTTTTGACAGTGGGACCGTCCGGTATCTGCTCACTTCGTGGGCATGCGGGCGTGGGGGGACGTTTTAAAATGAATTTTTAAAAAAAATTGAAAACTCTTTCATAATCAACAAGGTGCTGCTTGATCCCTACACCTAAAACTCTCCTATTTTTCACCGTTGAAATTATTAGCGTTATCTACACGAACATGGGGTGGAGTAGAGTTCATCCCGGGATGATGAATCTTAAAGCAAAATAATTTTAGGATTGAACAATCTGTCTCTTGTAATAAATTATTGAGAATGATGGCTTAAAAGTTATGAAAGAATAATGAACAGTAATTTGGAGAGAGATAAGACGAAAAAAAACATATGGTTCGTGATTGCCTCGTTGAGTTATATTATAGCAATTGGTTTTATTATTGCATATTTTATCGGTGGATACTTTCCCTATATAGTTATAGCTGTGATGTGGGCGTGTATAGGAAGTCTGGATATACAGTACTTCTCTAATTTTCATTTCCTCATAAACGAGGCTGTTCGATACCTTTATATGTGATAAAATCTGCCTCCGTATGTCTTTTCCGCCATATAAATCTGGATATGCCCCTAAAATTGAATTAAAGGCAAAAGAATGTATTGATGCCGTATTAAGACCTCTCAATGACCATGTAACCATAAAGATCAATGGTTCCCTTACAAGTGAAGACGTTTTTCGTACTGTTGTAAGTATGGCAGTCAACAGGAATTCTGTTCATTCAGTCTCAACACAGTATCAGGATGTTGCTTGTGAAACCTCTCTTCGATACCACCTTAAGAAACTGGATATGGATGAACTGATCAAATCGAATGAAAAGATTCTCCTTCAAGAACTAATAGAAACCCTAAAAACAGGTAAAAGCTACGAATTCGCTGTCGATTATACCAATGATCCCTATTACGGGAAAAAAGATTCATCTAACGAGAAATATGTAATAGGTGGACAGGCTAAAAAGTCAACAAACTCATTTTACTCGTATGTCTCCCTTTATATCATTAACAAAACTGAGAGGTTTACCTTATCAGTTCTTCCTGTCGAAAAGAAAAAGACAAAGGTTGAATATCTCTCCCATTTCATTGATCTCATCAAAAGACTGGACTTTAAAATTAAAATTCTCTGCCTGGATAGAGAGTTTTGTACTATTGACGTTTTTAAATTTTTGCAAAGTAAGCAGATTCCACACATCGTTCCGGTTATTAAAAAAGGAGAGCGGATGAAGAAACTACTTAAGGGAAATAAGGCGCGTAATGAACAATATGTTATGGGGAACTCTAAGAAAAATATTCTTTTGGACATTGTAATTGACGTCAAGTATCTGAAAGGCAAAAGAGGAAAAAAGGGACGTAAGAACCTTGGTTTTGTGGTTTTTGGAGTCAAATGGTCTCCAAGAAAGGTCAGTACGGTTTACAGAAGAAGATTTGCTATTGAATCGTCGTACAGGATGAGAAATGTAGTTAAACCAAAGACCTCATCCAAAAACGCCAGTATCAGGTACTTTTATGCACTGATATCTTTCCTGTTAAAAAACGTATGGCTATTTCTTCAGAAAAAGCATTTTACGATTGTCAAAAGAGGCCCTCAGGTAATAGATGAGGACAAGTTCAGATTTAGAATGTTTGTAGTTCTAATTGAGGAATGGTTGAAAAGAAAGTTGAGAGTTAGGTTAATGGTGGAGTGTTTGAGGTAAATGAAGGTGAGTGAAAGGTGGAGGAGAGATTTTTAGCGAAGTACTGATATAGTACTTGGTATACTTAGCAGGAGAAAAGAAAAATGAACGATGAAAGCGAGACAGGACTAAATAGTCGCTCCAGGGCAGTGTAGCTTTGGTTGAAACTCCATAGATGCTGCGACTTCAGTCGTGGGAGCTGTCGCTTCTGAAGCATTCCTGGATAAAATCCATATTGACATTACTTTCGGATAATAGCCCAGCAATCAACCCTTGAGATTTGAATGAGATTGAGATATTCAAATAAGAAATTTGGGAACTGGATAGATATTTATTACCTGCAAGCTCATTTTAATACTCTTTAAGGCTCTTTTTATAATATATTTAAAATAATGTCCATGGATAGTTAGAATATCACCCGTTTGTAAGGCGGGATCATTTACTCTTTCCTATCCCTCGCCGTCAGGCGGAATGCTAGTTTTTTCTAATACTAGCAAAAACACTAAAGTTTGCCACGGCGCCAGCTAATTTTCAAAGCTAATTAGCAAAAGCTTAATGCTATATTATATTTACAACTTATTATAATTATCGTAGTCGTAAATACGAAAATCAGTATAGAACTATAAATCAGTATAGAACTATAAATCAGTATAGAACTATAAATCAGTATAGAACTATAATCAGTATAGAACTATAATACGAACGCATAACGATGAGGCGCTGAGCAAGGATATATCCCTTACAGTAGGTTTTAATCTTTCTAATGAAAACGCATTTATGCAAAATCCGTAATCAGCGTCTGCCCCTTATTCCTTTCCCTTAGTCTTGAAACCCCTACATCCACAAGCCTTATTTTTTGACTTCCGATAAACTCAGAAAGTAGCTGCATATCTGTCCTCCTAATTACGAAGATATCTGAAGTCCAGACCGGGATAGTCTTTGAGCGTGTATGTAGAGAAATCATTATAACGAACTTTTATTTTACAGCTTTAGGGAGAGCTTTCATATATCCGTGTATGACAGAATAAACAAATGTTTTTGCAATAAAAATTTAATTTCAAGACCCCCTCTAAGCTGGTTTACGATAACAGTTTATTATTAATATACTCAGAGTTATGAATAAATACGGAAAGATAGATTCAAATATAGATACAATACTTGCATTCTTAATAATAAAAATAGTATGGGTAAACCAGAAAGTATTACACCACGATTCGGCATAGACATTGTAAAACCATGAACTGTTATACATATTATACAGATTATAAAAAAATAGCGGGATAAATAAAGCAAAAAACAATTTTAAGTAACTCGATTTACTCATACGGTGTCTTTCTTTTCTTGTCATCCTACAGTATAAATATAAAATAAATAATACAAATAATGCTACAATAACAATGTAAACAACCGGTATCCCGTATAATGCTACAGTATGACTCGTTGTTACAGCATGACTCGTAACTTCTATTTCTCCTGTACCAGAACCAATGATTGCACTTTCATTGTCCACGCTTCCTTATATGTTTTGAAAAGTTAAAAGATTTTTTGTTTCACCCAGCACCCTTAGACTTGATAAACCTTATTTTATCTCCAGTGGAAAAGTGAGATTTAGAAATCCGTAATCATCGTCTGTCTCTGATCCCTCTCCCTCAGTCTTGAAACCGTCAGTTGAGCTGATAGCTATCGAATATGTTCGCAGCAGTAACCATCTTATTGCCTGGTTGAGGATCTAATCAATCCTATTACATGCTCTTTTATTGGAGACAGTACGAATCGGAAAACAATAGAAATCATCAAAGAGACGAATAGTCAGACTAAACATCAAGTACTGCATTATAAGAGGTAATGGGGGATTATGATAATGGCAGCCAATGAAAAAGAAATGAGGATTAAGATAGTCAAAGACGGACCGTATCGGGTTACAGGTGGAGTGCCGCTTTTGGAACAGGTAATTGTTACCGATGACGCCGGCCACACCAGGGAATTAATTGATATAAAGGAATACCCCCGGCGGGAATCCTATATTTTATGCCGCTGTGGCTCATCCGAAAACAAGCCCTTCTGTGATGGGACCCACAGCAAGATCGGTTTTGACGGTAGCGAAACAGCCAGCAGAAAGCCTTACATGGAAAAAGCGGAAACGGTTGAAGGTCCTGATCTAAAGCTCACCGATGCCCCCGAGCTCTGTGATCATTCCCGTTTCTGCCAGCGGTCTGGCGGAATAAGGGATCTTATACAAAAATCAGATGACCCGGAAGCCAGACAAACCGCCATAGAGGAAGCCATGATCTGCCCGTCGGGACGGCTGGTCCTGTGGGACAAGAAGACAGGCAAACCCTTTGAAAAAGAATTTGAACCATCTATTGTACTGGTTCACGACAAACAAAAAAATTGTGAAGGCCCCCTCTGGGTTCGAGGTGGTATCCCCATTGAATCTGCAGATGGCAGCATGTACGAA containing:
- a CDS encoding ISH3 family transposase encodes the protein MSFPPYKSGYAPKIELKAKECIDAVLRPLNDHVTIKINGSLTSEDVFRTVVSMAVNRNSVHSVSTQYQDVACETSLRYHLKKLDMDELIKSNEKILLQELIETLKTGKSYEFAVDYTNDPYYGKKDSSNEKYVIGGQAKKSTNSFYSYVSLYIINKTERFTLSVLPVEKKKTKVEYLSHFIDLIKRLDFKIKILCLDREFCTIDVFKFLQSKQIPHIVPVIKKGERMKKLLKGNKARNEQYVMGNSKKNILLDIVIDVKYLKGKRGKKGRKNLGFVVFGVKWSPRKVSTVYRRRFAIESSYRMRNVVKPKTSSKNASIRYFYALISFLLKNVWLFLQKKHFTIVKRGPQVIDEDKFRFRMFVVLIEEWLKRKLRVRLMVECLR
- a CDS encoding CDGSH iron-sulfur domain-containing protein gives rise to the protein MAANEKEMRIKIVKDGPYRVTGGVPLLEQVIVTDDAGHTRELIDIKEYPRRESYILCRCGSSENKPFCDGTHSKIGFDGSETASRKPYMEKAETVEGPDLKLTDAPELCDHSRFCQRSGGIRDLIQKSDDPEARQTAIEEAMICPSGRLVLWDKKTGKPFEKEFEPSIVLVHDKQKNCEGPLWVRGGIPIESADGSMYESRNRVTLCRCGKSENKPYCDGSHWMNSQQKLEFRKKWGLE